A single Desulfovibrio porci DNA region contains:
- a CDS encoding DMT family transporter, whose translation MRPADRLNGYVWILLAAFFWSLIGVISKICMNAGVSPLETAFWRAAFGGILFLLHAAAHKGLFIRARDAGIFLLFGVWGVGVFFGATQYAIKLSGAAMAVVLLYTAPVWVAVFSRLLFRERISPRKLSAIGVALTGTTLVCFSGGSLPGQTSVPGIACGLLTGICYASHYPFYRWWQSHYATATIYGFMLAGGVLALWFCVPVSLDHEPRVWFWLAALGVTTTFFAYACYGQGLKRISLVRAAVTCHLEPVLSTLWVWLFWQENFSLAGWLGSGLVLAAVLLLTTDKSRD comes from the coding sequence ATGCGGCCCGCTGACCGCCTGAACGGCTATGTCTGGATTTTGCTGGCGGCCTTTTTCTGGTCGCTGATCGGCGTGATTTCCAAAATCTGCATGAACGCGGGGGTCAGCCCGCTGGAAACCGCATTCTGGCGCGCCGCTTTCGGCGGCATACTGTTTCTGCTCCACGCCGCCGCACACAAGGGCCTGTTCATCCGCGCCCGCGACGCCGGTATTTTTCTGCTTTTCGGAGTCTGGGGCGTGGGCGTTTTTTTCGGAGCCACCCAATACGCCATCAAACTCAGCGGCGCGGCCATGGCCGTGGTGCTGCTGTACACCGCGCCGGTCTGGGTGGCTGTTTTCTCTCGCCTGCTCTTCCGGGAGCGGATTTCCCCGCGCAAACTGAGCGCCATCGGCGTGGCCCTGACCGGCACCACCCTGGTCTGCTTTTCCGGCGGCAGCCTGCCGGGACAGACCTCCGTGCCGGGCATTGCCTGCGGCCTGCTGACCGGCATCTGCTATGCCTCGCACTATCCTTTTTACCGCTGGTGGCAGAGCCACTACGCCACGGCCACCATCTACGGCTTCATGCTGGCCGGAGGCGTACTCGCACTCTGGTTCTGCGTGCCCGTGAGCCTCGACCATGAGCCGCGCGTCTGGTTCTGGCTCGCCGCGCTGGGCGTGACCACCACCTTTTTCGCCTACGCCTGCTACGGTCAGGGACTCAAGCGCATCAGCCTGGTGCGCGCGGCGGTCACCTGCCACCTGGAACCCGTACTGAGCACCCTCTGGGTCTGGCTGTTCTGGCAGGAAAATTTCAGCCTCGCCGGCTGGCTCGGCAGCGGCCTGGTGCTTGCCGCCGTCCTGCTGCTGACCACGGACAAAAGCCGCGACTGA
- a CDS encoding TRAP transporter small permease, protein MHDETQHNLPPTSGTGVGKPCDPHADHGEAKPETLGQLLFEIFCAVIFLGMIGLVFYNAFLRYVFSSSYPPSEEWARFLFIYITFFGAIEAFYRKKHIAVDMFVDLLHGAARKYVDIAATLMGMTAMGLLLYGGVINVLQTLDTYSVATNVNMALINGTLPIMAAAALLMQIRDLVALVRRPASSFTKA, encoded by the coding sequence ATGCACGACGAGACACAGCACAACCTGCCGCCGACGTCCGGAACGGGCGTCGGCAAGCCGTGTGATCCACATGCGGATCACGGCGAAGCGAAGCCCGAAACCCTTGGCCAGCTGCTTTTCGAGATTTTTTGCGCCGTCATCTTCCTCGGCATGATCGGTCTGGTCTTTTACAACGCTTTTCTGCGCTACGTCTTTTCCTCCAGCTATCCCCCCAGCGAGGAATGGGCGCGCTTTCTTTTCATCTACATCACCTTCTTCGGGGCCATTGAGGCGTTTTACCGCAAAAAGCACATTGCCGTGGACATGTTCGTGGATCTGCTGCACGGCGCGGCGCGCAAATACGTGGACATCGCGGCCACGCTCATGGGCATGACCGCCATGGGGCTGTTGCTGTACGGCGGCGTGATCAACGTACTCCAGACCCTGGACACCTATTCCGTGGCCACCAACGTGAACATGGCCCTGATCAACGGCACCCTGCCCATCATGGCCGCCGCGGCCCTGCTCATGCAGATACGCGACCTCGTGGCCCTTGTCCGTCGGCCCGCATCTTCATTCACCAAGGCATAG
- a CDS encoding MBL fold metallo-hydrolase: MEGSRAQSFDINNEKLRKIQKGALQPSGAVQVDYFGHSCIRIVSPLGLSILIDPWRNDPDWGWWFPEDFPEVEVDIAISTHAHFDHDALHIPKALITMERMVGTYALGDIRITGLADKHMSASVGKTRWTDIQKDTGENFAPPGNNLHMDNIIYVVETGGVTLAHWGDNRPDPDEFVDGYLRMNPIDVLFLPVDESEHILSYSQADAIMQAYKPGLTIPIHYLAHGVNTVLSTLQPCDPWIQTHKNIVDIPSSRLTVTPGKFPQNGEAVATFGNNFTRE, encoded by the coding sequence ATGGAAGGTTCACGAGCTCAATCTTTTGATATCAATAATGAAAAGTTGCGGAAAATTCAGAAAGGCGCACTGCAACCGTCAGGGGCGGTTCAGGTGGATTATTTCGGGCATTCCTGTATACGGATTGTTTCTCCTTTGGGACTGTCCATTTTGATTGATCCGTGGCGCAATGACCCCGACTGGGGCTGGTGGTTTCCGGAGGATTTTCCGGAAGTTGAGGTTGACATCGCCATTTCCACGCATGCGCACTTCGATCACGATGCGTTGCATATTCCAAAAGCGCTGATCACCATGGAACGCATGGTGGGGACATATGCACTGGGGGATATCAGGATTACCGGCTTGGCGGACAAGCACATGTCCGCTTCTGTCGGCAAAACACGCTGGACGGACATTCAGAAAGATACGGGAGAAAATTTCGCGCCTCCGGGCAACAACCTTCATATGGACAATATCATCTACGTTGTGGAAACAGGCGGAGTCACATTGGCGCACTGGGGCGACAACAGGCCGGATCCGGATGAATTTGTAGATGGCTATCTACGGATGAATCCCATTGATGTGTTGTTTCTCCCTGTTGATGAAAGTGAACATATTTTGAGCTATTCCCAGGCTGATGCTATCATGCAGGCGTATAAACCCGGCCTGACCATTCCCATTCACTATCTTGCCCATGGCGTGAACACAGTGCTGAGCACGCTGCAACCCTGTGATCCGTGGATACAGACCCACAAGAACATTGTCGATATTCCATCTTCCCGGCTTACCGTAACGCCGGGAAAATTTCCTCAGAATGGAGAGGCGGTCGCTACATTCGGCAATAATTTCACGCGGGAATGA
- the glpA gene encoding anaerobic glycerol-3-phosphate dehydrogenase subunit GlpA gives MLETTVVVIGGGATGMGTLRDLCMRGVPAILLEQGGLAHGTSSRFHGLLHSGGRYAVNDNESARECIEENMIVRRIGRQCVEETEGFFALTPGDDPAYVEPWAEACRKAGIDARELDVAEALRLEPNLSPDIRRVFRVPDSCVDGFRLVLHNAMSAKRHGGRVMTYHEVTAIHQRNGKVCGVTALNRLSGESLEIACQCVVNAAGSWSGRIAGLAGLDVAVSPDRGTLIVFNHRFTSRVVNRLHPGADGDIFVPHGSITILGTTSTPTERPDDTTPTYAEVLRLLDLGEPLFPAVRQYRILRAFAGTRPLYTPGNAAGRKASRNFHVVDHAEQGLEGMVSIFGGKLTTYRLMAERVSDNVCARLGVHTPCRTADEALVPDPDQAMLRRAARYFPVQGLQLMADRLGDDLPDVLQQVELAGLATQADRAGESDGNPLLCECEMVSLAEIERVARDPSTHSLTDIRLRTRLGMGTCQGTFCSLRTIGALVEHGVPLELSPTDNVRRFLQERWRGLRPALWGTQAREMELGRAVYAGTLNLDGAADEQDN, from the coding sequence ATGCTGGAGACCACGGTTGTCGTCATCGGCGGCGGCGCTACCGGCATGGGCACGTTGCGCGATCTGTGCATGCGCGGCGTGCCCGCCATTCTGCTGGAACAGGGCGGTCTTGCCCACGGCACCAGCTCGCGTTTTCACGGTCTGCTTCACAGCGGGGGCCGCTATGCGGTCAACGACAATGAATCCGCGCGCGAATGCATTGAAGAAAACATGATCGTCCGGCGCATCGGCAGGCAGTGCGTGGAGGAAACCGAAGGATTTTTCGCGCTGACGCCCGGTGACGATCCGGCCTATGTGGAACCCTGGGCCGAAGCCTGCCGCAAAGCGGGCATTGATGCGCGTGAGCTGGACGTGGCCGAGGCTCTGCGCCTGGAACCGAATCTTTCCCCGGACATCCGCCGCGTCTTCCGCGTGCCCGATTCCTGCGTGGACGGTTTCCGTCTGGTGCTGCACAACGCCATGTCCGCCAAGCGCCACGGCGGCCGGGTAATGACCTATCATGAGGTCACGGCCATCCATCAGCGCAACGGCAAGGTTTGCGGCGTGACGGCCCTCAACCGCCTCAGCGGCGAAAGCCTGGAAATCGCCTGTCAATGCGTGGTCAACGCCGCCGGTTCCTGGTCGGGCCGCATTGCCGGACTGGCCGGTCTGGACGTGGCCGTGTCGCCGGACAGGGGCACGCTGATCGTCTTCAACCACCGCTTCACCTCGCGCGTGGTCAACCGCCTGCACCCCGGCGCGGACGGCGATATCTTCGTGCCGCACGGTTCCATCACCATTCTTGGCACCACCTCCACGCCCACGGAGCGCCCCGACGACACCACGCCCACCTATGCGGAAGTGCTGCGCCTGCTGGATCTGGGCGAGCCGCTGTTTCCGGCGGTGCGCCAATACCGCATCCTGCGCGCCTTTGCGGGCACGCGGCCCCTCTATACGCCGGGCAATGCCGCCGGGCGCAAGGCCAGCCGCAACTTTCATGTGGTGGACCACGCGGAGCAGGGTCTGGAGGGTATGGTATCCATCTTCGGCGGCAAGCTGACCACCTACCGCCTGATGGCCGAACGCGTCAGCGACAACGTCTGTGCCCGGCTCGGCGTTCATACGCCCTGCCGCACCGCTGACGAGGCCCTGGTGCCCGATCCCGACCAGGCCATGCTGCGCCGCGCGGCCCGCTATTTTCCCGTGCAGGGGCTCCAGCTCATGGCTGACCGCCTCGGCGACGATCTGCCCGATGTGCTGCAACAGGTGGAACTGGCGGGACTGGCGACCCAGGCGGACCGCGCCGGAGAAAGCGACGGCAACCCCCTGCTCTGCGAATGCGAAATGGTCAGTCTGGCTGAAATCGAACGCGTGGCGCGCGATCCCTCCACCCATTCCCTGACGGACATCCGGTTGCGCACGCGGCTGGGCATGGGCACCTGCCAGGGTACCTTCTGCTCCCTGCGGACCATCGGCGCGCTGGTGGAGCACGGCGTGCCCCTGGAACTCTCGCCCACGGACAATGTGCGGCGCTTCCTGCAGGAGCGCTGGCGCGGCCTGCGCCCGGCCCTCTGGGGCACGCAGGCGCGCGAAATGGAACTGGGACGGGCAGTGTACGCCGGAACCCTCAACCTGGACGGAGCCGCGGATGAGCAGGACAATTGA
- a CDS encoding alkaline phosphatase family protein, whose protein sequence is MGRLVFVLLDGLGAATARRCMSYLRALTETEQARYTELDAELPPLSRPLYATLLCGLSPVQSGILRNDDARLCPAPTVFQRARDAGLSTAAAAYCWVSELCNRAPFAPERDRLVDDPSLPVGHGLFYSQDAYPDDELFRDAEALRLRHTPDLLLVHSMGVDFAGHTAGADAAAYREAARAADGLLARYLPNWLDAGYAALITSDHGMDADRVHYDSTEQTRRVPLWLMGRAWRNLPLPARQTQVAGLMLAALGLAAVEDAPHAGPEESHAAR, encoded by the coding sequence ATGGGCCGCCTAGTTTTTGTGCTTCTGGACGGCCTGGGCGCGGCCACGGCCCGGCGCTGCATGAGCTATCTGCGCGCCCTCACCGAAACGGAGCAGGCCCGCTACACGGAGCTGGACGCCGAACTGCCCCCGCTGTCCCGCCCGCTTTATGCCACCTTGCTTTGCGGCCTGAGTCCGGTCCAAAGCGGCATCCTGCGCAATGACGACGCCCGCCTCTGCCCCGCGCCGACCGTTTTCCAGCGGGCGCGGGACGCGGGCCTGAGCACGGCCGCCGCCGCCTATTGCTGGGTCAGCGAACTCTGCAACCGCGCGCCCTTTGCGCCGGAACGGGACCGCCTGGTCGACGATCCCTCCCTGCCTGTCGGCCACGGTCTGTTCTACAGCCAGGACGCCTATCCCGACGACGAGCTGTTCCGCGACGCCGAGGCCCTGCGCCTGCGCCATACGCCGGACCTGCTGCTGGTCCATTCCATGGGCGTGGATTTCGCCGGGCACACGGCCGGGGCGGATGCCGCGGCCTACCGCGAGGCCGCGCGCGCGGCGGACGGCCTGCTGGCCCGCTATCTGCCGAACTGGCTGGACGCGGGCTATGCCGCGCTGATCACCAGCGACCACGGCATGGATGCGGACCGCGTCCATTACGACAGTACGGAGCAGACCCGCCGGGTGCCGCTCTGGCTGATGGGCCGGGCCTGGAGAAATCTGCCCCTGCCCGCGCGCCAGACTCAGGTGGCGGGCCTGATGCTCGCGGCTCTGGGCCTCGCGGCGGTGGAGGATGCCCCCCACGCGGGGCCGGAGGAATCCCATGCGGCCCGCTGA
- a CDS encoding polysaccharide deacetylase family protein codes for MSTNAPETDARPGAPVLRVVVSLDVEEEGLFSGRYAASGCGVRNVTLLPRLAPLTRELGFPLTLFCAHTVFSSPEARPALAWMRDHCGAEIGAHLHHWSTPPLTDTSADGTGGADGPPTRTDRLPRELLRQRLRTLLDAGRDFQSAPLTSFRMGRWDLKDVVRPLLAEEGITLDSSVCPLRAFRDGPDHFLAPADPYWVEGAGRLLEAPITQIPLWRPLARLWRGLTGGRPGPLDSFHFWGALSANPVWHSPRVMRLASRLHAQRGGKVLSLFWHSSEMLPGASPNVPDQAAADALLQKIYDYLRWLRRNFNVRGITAARLRAEAPDLDFPQRPAGRGDW; via the coding sequence ATGAGCACTAACGCCCCTGAAACGGACGCGCGGCCCGGCGCGCCCGTCCTGCGTGTTGTCGTCAGTCTGGATGTGGAAGAGGAAGGGCTGTTTTCCGGCCGCTACGCCGCGTCGGGCTGCGGGGTGCGCAATGTCACACTGCTGCCCCGCCTGGCCCCGCTGACGCGGGAACTGGGTTTTCCCCTGACGCTCTTCTGCGCCCATACGGTTTTTTCCAGCCCCGAGGCCCGGCCCGCTCTGGCCTGGATGCGCGACCACTGCGGCGCGGAGATCGGCGCGCATCTGCACCACTGGAGCACCCCGCCCCTCACGGATACCAGCGCTGACGGCACAGGCGGCGCTGACGGGCCGCCCACGCGCACCGACCGCCTGCCGCGCGAACTCCTGCGCCAACGCCTGCGCACCCTGCTGGACGCCGGACGGGACTTTCAGTCCGCGCCGCTGACCAGCTTCCGCATGGGCCGCTGGGATCTTAAAGACGTGGTGCGCCCCCTGCTGGCCGAGGAAGGCATCACTCTGGACAGTTCCGTCTGCCCGTTGCGCGCCTTCAGGGACGGCCCGGATCATTTTCTGGCCCCGGCCGATCCCTACTGGGTCGAAGGGGCGGGTCGCCTGCTGGAAGCGCCCATTACCCAGATTCCCCTCTGGCGCCCGCTGGCGCGGCTCTGGCGCGGGCTGACCGGCGGCAGGCCCGGCCCGCTGGATTCCTTTCATTTCTGGGGCGCGCTGAGCGCCAACCCGGTCTGGCACAGTCCGCGCGTCATGCGTCTGGCCAGCCGTCTGCACGCGCAACGCGGCGGCAAGGTGCTCAGCCTGTTCTGGCACTCCTCGGAAATGCTGCCCGGCGCGTCGCCCAATGTGCCGGATCAGGCCGCCGCCGACGCGCTGCTGCAAAAAATTTACGATTACCTGCGCTGGCTGAGGCGGAACTTCAACGTCCGGGGCATCACCGCCGCCCGGCTCCGCGCGGAAGCGCCGGATCTGGATTTCCCGCAACGCCCGGCGGGCCGGGGGGACTGGTGA
- the glpB gene encoding anaerobic glycerol-3-phosphate dehydrogenase subunit GlpB, whose amino-acid sequence MSRTIDVLVVGSGLAGLMAALTAAREGRSVRMVTDGMGSLAISGGCVDLLGYVGGQRLDDPWSGMDLLPPKHPYRLLGASLVRTALDMLRQCAADQGWPLHTAATSQGAPCNTLLPTIMGTLKPSYLLPGGLDPAALTGARRILVAGVHGLRDCRPALIVSQLRRYRAWADKDFVPRMLPSPLGATHRSLSALDLARLVDKPQGRDWLIQSLREHAGQCDAVLLPPICGSKADASVWHELNQAVACPLVEMLSIPPGVGGLRLRDALLRELRRHDFELVENARIVRAATDGKRCASLTALAAGQERRHTARAFVLATGGILGGGVELAPGSVRESVFKLDIPVPPDVTRWSEPEIFGSHVFSRLGVRVDGEMRPRDDAGQTCWDNVFFAGRSVGGYDFATEKSGHGVALATGWQAGRMAAATAGKSGEPASGEQL is encoded by the coding sequence ATGAGCAGGACAATTGACGTACTGGTGGTCGGCTCCGGTCTGGCCGGACTTATGGCCGCGCTGACCGCCGCCCGCGAGGGCCGCAGCGTGCGGATGGTGACCGACGGCATGGGTTCGCTGGCTATCAGCGGCGGCTGCGTGGACCTGCTGGGGTACGTCGGCGGTCAACGCCTCGACGACCCTTGGAGCGGCATGGATCTTCTGCCGCCGAAGCACCCCTACCGCCTGCTCGGCGCGAGCCTTGTCCGCACGGCTCTGGACATGCTGCGCCAATGCGCGGCGGACCAGGGCTGGCCCCTGCACACGGCCGCAACATCCCAGGGCGCTCCGTGCAATACCCTGCTGCCCACCATCATGGGCACGCTCAAGCCGAGCTATCTTCTGCCCGGCGGCCTGGACCCCGCGGCCCTGACCGGGGCCAGGCGCATCCTGGTGGCGGGCGTACACGGCCTGCGCGACTGTCGGCCCGCGCTGATCGTCAGCCAGTTACGCCGGTACCGGGCCTGGGCGGACAAGGATTTTGTCCCGCGCATGCTGCCCTCGCCTCTGGGTGCGACCCACCGCAGCCTGAGCGCCCTGGATCTGGCCCGGCTGGTGGATAAGCCGCAGGGCCGGGACTGGCTGATCCAAAGCCTCAGGGAACACGCCGGGCAGTGCGACGCCGTGCTGTTGCCGCCCATCTGCGGCAGCAAGGCCGATGCCTCGGTCTGGCATGAACTCAATCAGGCCGTGGCCTGTCCACTGGTGGAGATGCTTTCCATCCCGCCGGGCGTGGGCGGCCTGCGCCTGCGGGACGCCTTGCTGCGCGAGCTGCGCCGCCATGATTTCGAACTGGTGGAAAACGCCCGCATCGTCCGCGCCGCAACCGACGGAAAGCGTTGCGCCTCCCTGACGGCGCTGGCCGCCGGACAGGAACGCCGTCACACTGCCCGCGCCTTTGTGCTGGCCACGGGCGGCATCCTGGGCGGCGGCGTCGAGCTTGCGCCGGGCAGCGTCCGCGAAAGCGTGTTCAAACTGGATATTCCCGTACCGCCGGACGTGACCCGGTGGTCCGAACCGGAAATTTTCGGCAGCCATGTCTTTTCCCGCTTGGGCGTCCGGGTGGACGGCGAAATGCGCCCGCGGGACGACGCCGGTCAGACCTGCTGGGACAATGTCTTTTTCGCCGGGCGCAGCGTCGGCGGCTATGACTTCGCAACCGAGAAAAGCGGCCACGGCGTCGCCCTGGCCACCGGCTGGCAGGCGGGCCGCATGGCCGCCGCCACTGCCGGAAAATCCGGTGAACCGGCGTCCGGAGAGCAGCTATGA
- a CDS encoding TRAP transporter substrate-binding protein — translation MKRIIALFVALGLICGMALGMAPSADAKTVIKIAGMKPEGEPETIGMHQFGKYLTELSNGKYEVQVFPNSQLGKEDAYIAATRKGIIQMCATGTQTSALHPAMAMLETPMLYDDLDHARRAMEGKTFELINQGFTEKSGLRTLNAFPLGFRHFYTKKPVKTIDDLKGLRMRVPNIPLYTNFAKECGISGQPMPFAEVPGALDQGVIDGGDSPLADIVSLKMYEITPEITLTGHILVIHSLYINEKFYQSLPEQDRKWIDEAARRSADDVWKMVAEGDEKAKQTIINGKGHITTPSKEFHDYMAEAGKRSWKLFYDTVPNAQAILDSAASYRQAK, via the coding sequence ATGAAACGCATTATTGCGCTGTTCGTGGCCTTGGGCCTCATCTGCGGCATGGCATTGGGCATGGCCCCGTCCGCCGACGCCAAAACCGTGATCAAAATCGCGGGCATGAAGCCGGAAGGCGAGCCGGAAACCATCGGCATGCACCAGTTCGGCAAATACCTGACCGAACTTTCCAACGGCAAATACGAAGTGCAGGTCTTCCCCAACAGCCAGCTCGGCAAGGAAGACGCCTATATCGCCGCTACCCGCAAGGGCATCATCCAGATGTGCGCCACCGGCACCCAGACCTCGGCCCTGCATCCGGCCATGGCCATGCTGGAAACGCCCATGCTCTACGACGATCTGGACCATGCCCGCCGCGCCATGGAAGGCAAGACCTTTGAGTTGATCAACCAGGGCTTTACCGAAAAATCCGGCCTGCGCACCCTGAACGCCTTTCCTCTTGGTTTCCGCCACTTCTACACCAAGAAGCCGGTGAAAACCATTGATGACCTCAAGGGCCTGCGCATGCGCGTGCCGAATATTCCGCTGTACACCAATTTCGCCAAGGAATGCGGCATCAGCGGCCAGCCCATGCCCTTCGCCGAAGTGCCCGGCGCGCTTGACCAGGGCGTCATCGACGGCGGCGACAGCCCTCTGGCCGACATCGTAAGCCTGAAGATGTATGAGATCACTCCCGAGATCACCCTCACCGGGCATATCCTGGTGATCCACTCCCTGTACATCAACGAAAAATTCTACCAGTCCCTGCCCGAGCAGGACCGTAAGTGGATTGACGAAGCCGCCAGGCGTTCCGCCGACGACGTCTGGAAAATGGTGGCCGAAGGCGATGAAAAGGCCAAGCAGACCATTATCAACGGCAAGGGGCACATCACCACGCCCAGCAAGGAATTCCACGACTATATGGCGGAAGCGGGCAAGCGCAGCTGGAAGCTCTTTTACGACACGGTGCCCAACGCCCAGGCGATTCTGGACAGCGCCGCCAGTTACCGTCAGGCGAAGTAG
- a CDS encoding HAD-IIA family hydrolase: MDWSQKRCVVLDMDGTVYLGHIPIAGAVRFIQDHWRDLDFFFLSNNTSKSPQTYVDKLNGMGIPARGELLLSPVTPLVDFLRARGISRAYPVGNDDFQRDLHRRMPELEQAEEGAQAVILAYDTELTYHKLARSALLLQKPETLFLATHPDLVCPSPEGPLPDVGSMIELYATATGRRPQYIFGKPDPAVLAPLLARYAKEEMVMVGDRLSTDKKLAENAGIDFILVLSGEAAREDLRKEERQPALVLEDLGQAQRDWR, translated from the coding sequence ATGGACTGGTCGCAAAAACGCTGTGTGGTTCTGGACATGGACGGCACAGTGTATCTCGGGCACATCCCCATTGCGGGCGCTGTCCGTTTCATTCAGGATCACTGGCGGGATCTGGATTTTTTCTTTCTCAGCAACAACACCTCCAAATCGCCGCAGACCTATGTGGACAAGCTCAACGGCATGGGCATCCCGGCGCGCGGGGAGCTGCTGCTCTCGCCCGTAACGCCGTTGGTGGATTTTTTGCGGGCGCGCGGCATCAGCCGGGCCTATCCCGTGGGCAACGATGATTTTCAGCGGGATCTGCACCGGCGCATGCCGGAACTGGAACAGGCGGAGGAGGGCGCGCAGGCGGTGATCCTGGCCTATGACACGGAGCTGACCTACCACAAGCTGGCGCGCTCGGCCCTGCTGCTGCAAAAGCCCGAAACGCTTTTTCTGGCCACCCATCCCGATCTGGTCTGCCCCTCGCCGGAAGGCCCCCTGCCTGACGTGGGCAGTATGATCGAGCTGTACGCCACGGCCACGGGCCGCCGTCCGCAGTATATTTTCGGCAAGCCCGACCCGGCGGTGCTGGCCCCCCTGCTGGCGCGCTACGCCAAAGAGGAAATGGTCATGGTGGGGGACCGCCTGAGCACGGACAAGAAGCTGGCCGAAAACGCGGGCATTGATTTCATTCTGGTGCTCAGCGGCGAAGCCGCGCGTGAAGACCTGCGCAAGGAGGAGCGCCAACCCGCCCTGGTGCTGGAAGATCTCGGGCAGGCGCAGAGGGATTGGCGGTAG
- a CDS encoding TRAP transporter large permease, which translates to MELFIFLGTLFFFLAFGIPICLVLVLCAMVLMWQSGMWDAMIIPGSMLDGANNYPLMAIPFFVFAGEIMAAGGLSQRVVQLAQLMIGRVRGGLGYAAVVSSVIFAGLMGSSVGEAAALGGLLLPMMKEVGYKPGRAGAVIASGAILGPIIPPSTNFILLGATISGLSITKLFMIGLFPGIFIGLALMVVWFFVVRKDGYNETITFTREEKWKILIDSTPAFLMPVLLLGGIRFGIFTPTEGGAFAAIYAIIVCMLYYRELSFRELLRVSARAARTTSVVMLIVATATAVGWFITIAQIPNQMTALFSPLIDSPILLLLCINVFLFLIGMVMDLTPNILIFAPVFYPLITQAGIDPYYFGLLFVLNLGIGVITPPVGTVLYVVCGIGNIKITQLIRNLVPFIVVEVVMLFLLLFFPKLSLIPLNWLMGGN; encoded by the coding sequence GTGGAACTTTTCATCTTTCTCGGCACCCTGTTCTTCTTCCTGGCCTTCGGCATTCCCATCTGCCTCGTGCTGGTGCTCTGCGCCATGGTGCTCATGTGGCAATCCGGCATGTGGGACGCCATGATCATTCCCGGCAGCATGCTGGACGGAGCCAACAACTACCCGTTGATGGCCATCCCCTTCTTCGTCTTCGCCGGTGAGATCATGGCCGCGGGCGGGCTTTCCCAGCGCGTGGTGCAACTGGCCCAGTTGATGATCGGCCGGGTGCGCGGCGGCCTCGGCTACGCGGCCGTGGTTTCCAGCGTTATTTTCGCGGGCCTCATGGGCAGTTCCGTGGGCGAAGCCGCCGCTTTGGGCGGCCTGTTGCTGCCCATGATGAAGGAAGTGGGCTACAAGCCGGGCCGCGCCGGAGCCGTCATCGCCTCGGGCGCGATTCTGGGCCCCATCATCCCGCCCAGCACCAACTTCATTCTGCTCGGCGCCACCATCAGCGGCCTCTCCATCACCAAGCTGTTCATGATCGGCCTGTTCCCGGGCATCTTCATCGGTCTGGCGCTGATGGTGGTCTGGTTCTTCGTAGTGCGCAAGGACGGCTACAACGAAACCATCACGTTCACGCGCGAAGAAAAGTGGAAGATCCTGATCGACTCCACGCCCGCCTTCCTCATGCCCGTGCTCCTGCTGGGCGGCATCCGCTTCGGCATATTCACGCCCACGGAGGGCGGCGCGTTCGCGGCCATTTACGCCATCATCGTCTGCATGCTGTACTACCGCGAGCTTTCCTTCCGCGAACTGCTGCGCGTCAGCGCCAGGGCGGCCCGCACCACCTCGGTGGTCATGCTCATCGTGGCCACGGCCACGGCGGTGGGCTGGTTCATCACCATCGCCCAGATTCCCAACCAGATGACGGCTCTCTTTTCGCCGCTCATCGACAGCCCCATTCTGCTGCTGTTGTGCATCAACGTCTTCCTGTTCCTCATCGGCATGGTCATGGACCTCACGCCGAACATCCTGATCTTCGCGCCGGTGTTCTATCCGCTCATCACACAGGCCGGCATTGATCCCTACTACTTCGGCCTGCTCTTTGTCCTGAACCTGGGCATCGGCGTCATCACGCCGCCCGTGGGCACGGTGCTCTATGTGGTCTGCGGCATCGGCAACATCAAGATCACCCAGCTGATCCGCAACCTGGTTCCCTTCATTGTGGTGGAAGTGGTCATGCTTTTCCTGCTGCTCTTCTTCCCCAAACTCTCGCTCATCCCGCTCAACTGGCTCATGGGCGGCAATTAA